GAAAACTATCAAATTCCCAACTAATTTCAAACCCAATTTTGTTATGAAATTAAGAGCAACTTCCATACAGCAAAAATGAAAGCAATTTTGTAATCATCTTGTTTTGTAGggcaaaaaaataagaataaaaccctagaaaatcaaacaaaatgaaacaatataagTGAACAGGGAGAGAAAAAACTAGGGTTTAGTGAAGGGACTAACATCTCTGGGCACCGGGGCCACCGTCAGTGCCGAGGGACTCGAAGTCGCGGGAGGCGAGATGGGAGTGGCGGTCAGCATCGTCCTCACGGAAGCCACGACCCTTGGTCTTCTTATGAGCAGAAAGAGAGGTGGAAGCGGCGCCAGTGATGGCGGACTTGAGCTTAGGCAAGGGAGCTTGAGGGGAGGCATCGCCGGCGGCGTCCTCGTCCATGAGGTCATCGTCCTCCGGTTCAAAATCCACAGCCTCCACGTCACCGCTCGCCATCGGGTGATCTGTACGCGCGTAACTTTGTTTGTTTCCCTTTTAGAATTTGTAAATTTTCGTGGGTGTGTCGGAGAGGATTAAGCCGACCGAGGTTTTTATATTTATGGTGGGGAAGTTAAGTTTCATTATCcgtaatgaaatggaaatgatggaatgagtaaaataattttgaattaattaattcataagttttattttatcattttatttttattttaaatttttaattgaatagagaaataaaatttaaattgaattgagtgaaattattcaaattaatgtataatttttttaaacattaatttcTTATCTGCTCTGTTTCATATAATCTCTAGAATTATACATAACCCTTCTTTAATCGGATAAAAActctttcaaagaaaaataagagaaaagaataaaaatatgataaatttaaattgttaatttacttatttagatcttcaaatttattattctagaaaatttttatattttcttatatattgtttagaaaatttaattttttaatttataaatatattttaaaatataatttggaattttttttaaaaagttttgaattttaaaagttattttattttatttttttgtattttttgttgagagaaactaatttactatttttcaaaattgacagatACTAAAGAGATAATTACACCAATCAATTATTTGAATTATCtgaattataaaattcaaccTGAGTCAAATTCGAAACacaaattacttattcgagtttacTCGAAAAAactgaataactcgaataactcaatttgattaactcaaaattcgaaaaaaaatttaattttttcgaatcaaattaaattttactcacccttaattaagctaatgtatgtataatattaacattattccaaatatgcatattaaattttgttaatttttttcataatctTATTTAAGCctacatttttttttgaaatacatactatattttttatttaatagttattaatttcatatattgtaattaaaattttaaacatagaaaaataattttaaatatttacatataatattattaagatttaatattcgattaataatatacataaaaacaatatattgtaaatttaaaaatagatggATAAAATTATTCACCAAGTTCAACTTATTTCTAAACCGATCATATTTTCTAAGAGATCAATTATTTTGTGTCTATATTTGGATAGATTGGGTTTTAGAGAATCAATAAATTTCACCATACCACCTTattaacaaacaaataaataatatttttttattcataacaTTAATGAAGTAATATCGTGGATGCACTAAtgcaaaatatatatgtataccaaTCAATCCATGCATCAAAGTATTTATCAAtgatctttaattttaattttgttttaaagaatcgagaaaaatttataaaattaagttGAAAAACTCCTcaacataaaataaacattttgttTAGTGTATTCATTATCTCCCTTTACTCCTTTTAACTTGTCCAAACTTTATTGCAAAGATTTCCTTATTCACTTTCTAAGTAAATGAGTCTATAAACTAACCCACTCTATAATTTTAGAAACCAAAGTAGGATAGAGGTTGATGTTAATTTTGGTCTGCCCCTAATAAGGCTAGAATAAAGGTCTTGTAGTCCCCGGACCATTCTCTCGCAACTGCTTCATCAACTGAAATGTTGTTTCTCTTCAGGTACAATTCCTTTATATCCTTCAAGTCTTTTTCTGCGCGAGTTACGATCACGCGACTCAGAGCATCTTCATTTGTCTCTTCCATATTAATGGCTAATCGCAACACCTGCTTCACCAATCAATTTTCAATATTGATTTAAGGATTTAATTAGCCACCATATTGATATTTATGACAGCATCCCTTAACTTTTTGCATTCTTACCTTTGCAAAATACTTTTTAGGATCTCGAATGCAACGTATCACAGTACGCAATGTAGAAAAATAATCACCGCCTGGAAAACCCTGCAATGGACCAAGTTCCAATGCAAATTACATGCCTTGGGTAGTTGCTGAATTGATGATAAGTGTATTGGTACCTTAGTGATGGAATGACCATAGATGTCTTTGTAGATGTTGAAGGTAGCATTAAGCTGTGCTTGACTCCTAGTACCCAAGATCCTAATCACTTCCTCGTTGTTAAAAGCCTTTCCATGGATTTCTTGATGGAGAGTACTAGCCTCAGATTGTGCGACTGTCTCATCAAATTCATCGCCATCATATCTATATGCACTTGTTACGCCAACCAAAAGCTGCAATATGACAACCCAAAAACCAATTATATTGGAATACGAGGCATAAGGCCGTAGCAGAGTGTTGAAACATACTTTTCGAATATCAGCAGTGGTGGAAGAAGCGAGGTCTTCTTCGAGGGAATGCTTGTAGCGAAATTTATAAGCACGTTTCACAGCCAGGAGATCTTCAGGGATCTGATACATGCAATTTCAATAATGACTCTATAATCAGGATCACTCTTCTGCAATGTTTCATTGGCTAAAACAGCATCCCGGTCTGCAGGATCCAGAGTCCATAAACTTATAGCTCTctgtattcaaaataaaattaaaaactcatCATCTGCGACTGCAATTTAAATcgtaaaaagatttttttttttttgaaatggaaCATGAACCTCTAAGTTTCCAGAGAGCTCGCATTTGAGTTGCTGGAGGAGATCTTGATGGTATATCTCTTGAAAAGCTAGTCTAACAAGCTTCCTTTGGAACAGATTTCGATGTCCAAGTATCGAAATTATGGCTTTCTCATCCGTTCCCCATCCTGAAAACAAATCATACACacgtaatttaattaatttacatgCCTTACTAATTTGGAATTTGAATTAATAGATATGAAAACCTTGACAAGCCTTCCTGATATTTTCTGCATCTTCAACAGGAGAGAATTGCTTTGGAGAAATAATTGTAGTCATTTTGGGCTTGTATTTGCCTGCTAGTGCTTGCTGTAAGTAATAACTTCACtgcttcattcattttttttatagtgACCGAGCAAGCAAGTTAATGTTACTGTTTCaggaattaaaaataatttttcgagAAACGCAGCATTCTGAGTTTTGTGGAGTTTCTTTGTATCATTTATCACTTCCGCTTCTAATATTATTTGTAACAGCAATTCTTGGAAAAGGAAGCCAAAAAGCAAAGGTAGTTTTTCTTCTAACATGCATGAGTATTACATTATTTAAACTTTctaattaattgtttttttttcccgaaagatggaagttgaattttcaatgaaaaaaaaatcaaaaggagAACCATGAGATGATAAGGGTAGTCTGAATGAAGGAGTAAATGAAAGAAGGAAATTGAAGGAATAAAGAGTGTTGAGAGAAAGAGGAATGTACGTACCCCTTAAGAGTAAAGAAAGTGAACATATTAGTTTTAGATTTAGAGATAAGCGGGAGGTTCTCTCTTtaggattttaaaataaagtataatcaaaattaaatttaaatacaatttcaatttttatataattattttttaaattttgcatcttattgtattttgataattttacttgagaataaatagataaaatataattttcaattaaGTATTTATTGTTTTAGAATTTGCTATcaagatatatgatataagtcaaaattgcatattttatgataatagaccatgataattatatttacaagttataatcaaaacaaaataataatttagtttataagaattatttctattaatttttttggaaaaaagacATTTA
The genomic region above belongs to Gossypium hirsutum isolate 1008001.06 chromosome D05, Gossypium_hirsutum_v2.1, whole genome shotgun sequence and contains:
- the LOC107903262 gene encoding LOW QUALITY PROTEIN: annexin D8-like (The sequence of the model RefSeq protein was modified relative to this genomic sequence to represent the inferred CDS: inserted 1 base in 1 codon) codes for the protein MTTIISPKQFSPVEDAENIRKACQGWGTDEKAIISILGHRNLFQRKLVRLAFQEIYHQDLLQQLKCELSGNLERAISLWTLDPADRDAVLANETLQKSDPDYRVIIEIACIRXPEDLLAVKRAYKFRYKHSLEEDLASSTTADIRKLLVGVTSAYRYDGDEFDETVAQSEASTLHQEIHGKAFNNEEVIRILGTRSQAQLNATFNIYKDIYGHSITKGFPGGDYFSTLRTVIRCIRDPKKYFAKVLRLAINMEETNEDALSRVIVTRAEKDLKDIKELYLKRNNISVDEAVAREWSGDYKTFILALLGADQN